The Candidatus Thermoplasmatota archaeon DNA window GAAGTCGAACGTCTGCTTCGAGAGAAGCTCGAGCAGCGTCTCCTTGAGCGCCTCCTCCACGGCGCGTTGCAGATTGCCGCCGGGGTCCACGGTGGCCAGGCGCTTCTTGAATCCTTCCTTGATCGTCTCGACGACGGGGAGCGCAACGTCGGCTTCAAGGAGCATGAGCTCGAGGTCGTAGAGGAGTTCCTTCACCTTCTCGGGCGCCACGCCCTTGCCGCGGACCGGAGGCGGCGTCGTCGCGGCCGGCGCAGGGACCGGAGCCGCGGGGCGCGCTTCCGGTCGTGGAACTTCCGGTGCCCTGCGCTCGACCGCCGAGGGCGGTGCCGGCTGCGCGGGTGCAGGCGGGGCGCGTGGCGTCGCGCGCTCGAAGGTTGTCGAAGGCGCGCGCGGCGGAGAAGGCGTCTCGCCCTCCTTGGTTTCGGCGCCGCCAAGGCGCTTGATCTTCGCGCGCAGGAGATCGAACATGCCCACGGGAATCACTATTCCTGCGGGGCCAGGTCCTGCACGTGCGCCGCGATCTCGTCGTACTGCTTGGCGAGCCGCTCCTGCTCGGCGACGATGCGCTCCTCGCTCGACTTGGCCCGGGCAAGCTCGGCCTCGATGCGCGCGAGCGCGTCGGCGATCGTGGTCTCCACCGTGACGTCGCTCCCCACGCCCGCGAGGACGGCGTCCGTGCGGGCAAGTTGCGCGAGGGCGAAATGGCCGGCCCCCAGCGGAACGAGGATCTCGTCGCCGGTGCGGGCGTCCCGGAGCGCGGTGAGCGCCGCGCGGCTCACCATGAGCTCACGAGCGCCCTGCTGGAGGTAGGCGCGCTGCTCGCCAAGCGCCTCGAGCGCCTGGCGCGCCTCCTCGGCCATGGCGACGGCGCGGCGGAGGTTCTGTTCGAGGTCCGCTTGCGAGAGCGCGCGGGCGCGCGGGTCCTCGCCGCCGGCTGGGGGCGTCACGCGGACCCCGATCCTTGGAGCTGGTGCGAGACGGCCGGATCGGTCACGTCGCCCGACGCAAGCTCGGCGATGTTCTTGATGCGAACGAGGCGGCGGGGAAGGCCGTGCCGGCTGCCAAGCGTCGAAAGCGCGCGGTGCTTTGCTTGGAGAACGTTCGCGCAGGCGATCTCGAGCCGGAACGGCTGGCGGCGGCTGCCCATGGCCACATCACCCTCGACGCGGTAGGCTTTCACCAGCGGGCATCACCGGGCTTTGCGCATCCCTCAAGCCCGTAGATAAGGTTTTCCAGGCGCGCGCGTCCGCGCAAGGGTTTTTGGCACGCGGGCGGGTGCGGGAGCGATGCTCCCCGTTCGTGCGGTTCCGCCGATTGCGGTCGCGCTTGTCCTTGTGCTCTTGGCGCCGTCGTTGGCCTGGGCGCAGGGCTCGTCGCCCGCGCAACGCGAAGTCGAGTTCGAGGACGTGCGCGTGTCGGCCCTCCTCGTGCGCGTGGACGCTTTGCCGGAAGGTCACATCGCGCGGCCCACGGTCGAATTCCGGCCGGGGGACGCGGGCGTCGTTGCCTTCCTTGCCGCGAACAACGGAACCGAGAACCGGAGCGTTCGCGTCACGCCGCTCTCGGCGCCGCAGGAGCTTTCCGGCCTCGACCCTGCGTCCTGGGAGAGCCGTCCTTTGGCGTCGGCGGACGTCGACGAGGGCCGCCGCGTCTCGGACCAGACCGCCTGGCATTTCGAGGTCTTGCCGCAGGCGACCGTGGGCGCGTCCTTGACCCTCCGGTATCGGGTGGAGATCCTCGACGACGCGAACGAGACGCTTCACGCCGAGTCGCTGGAGTTTGGCATCCTCCTCGTGGCCCCGCCGCCGCGGCCCAACCCGCTTGTGGAATTCTACGAGGCCAATCCTCTTCGCGCTTGGCTTCTCGTGGGACTTGCGGCCGTCGGCGGAGGATACGTCGCGTGGAAGCGCCGCAGGCCCCGGATCAAGCCGCGCAGCCGCGCGCTGCGGGCCGAGCAGGCCCAGCGCGGGGCGGCCCCCCCGGCCGAGGCGGTCGAGGAGACTGCCGCGGAAAAGGAGAGCCGGATCCTGCGCGCCAAGCGCGCCGACGTGGAGCGCAGCATCGAGAACGCGCGCCTGCGCATGGAACGCGGCGAGAT harbors:
- the pfdA gene encoding prefoldin subunit alpha, coding for MTPPAGGEDPRARALSQADLEQNLRRAVAMAEEARQALEALGEQRAYLQQGARELMVSRAALTALRDARTGDEILVPLGAGHFALAQLARTDAVLAGVGSDVTVETTIADALARIEAELARAKSSEERIVAEQERLAKQYDEIAAHVQDLAPQE
- the rpl18a gene encoding 50S ribosomal protein L18Ae → MKAYRVEGDVAMGSRRQPFRLEIACANVLQAKHRALSTLGSRHGLPRRLVRIKNIAELASGDVTDPAVSHQLQGSGSA